A DNA window from Vigna unguiculata cultivar IT97K-499-35 chromosome 10, ASM411807v1, whole genome shotgun sequence contains the following coding sequences:
- the LOC114165215 gene encoding uncharacterized protein LOC114165215 — translation MVVTGRKFNVNLVCLPLEGLDVILGMDWLSNNHIIIDCGLRSLVFLEHEGLELVSTCEAVKTLQEGAMCFMVMAKPEKKGAAEMIQNIQVVNEYADVFLNEVPGLPPSQDVDFTIDIIPGAGPVSMNPYRMAPVKLAELKKQIKEFVEKKYIRPSAS, via the coding sequence ATGGTAGTGACAGGTCGCAAATTCAACgtgaacttggtgtgcttgccCTTGGAGGGATTGGATGTGATATTGGGGATGGACTGGTTGTCTAACAATCAcatcataattgattgtggacTACGCAGTTTGGTATTCCTAGAACATGAAGGGTTGGAGTTGGTCTCAACTTGTGAGGCTGTGAAAACGCTGCAAGAAGGAGCCATGTGTTTTATGGTGATGGCTAAACCAGAGAAGAAAGGTGCAGCGGAGATGATTCAGAATATTCAGGTGGTTAATGAGTACGCAGATGTGTTTCTGAATGAAGTACCAGGATTGCCACCGAGTCAGGATGTTGACTTCACCATTGACATAATTCCTGGTGCGGGTCCCGTGTCCATGAATCCATATCGAATGGCACCTGTAAAATTGGCAGAACTCAAGAAGCAAATTAAAGAGTTTGTAGAGAAGAAGTACATTCGGCCTAGTGCTTCATAG